In the Clostridium cagae genome, TGAAACTACCAATAAAATAAAATATCAAATTAAGAGAGTAGAGGAATTTGTAGAGCAAGTATTATATTATTCAAAGATAGGTGAAGTAAGCAAGGATTACATAGTTAAAGAATTTAAGATAAAAACGGTAATTAATAAGGTTATAAAAAATAATTCCAGAGATTTTATAACTAAAAAGATATCCTTAGAAATGAATGATTTAGAGCAAAATATATATAGTGATGAAAAATGGATTTATTTTATACTTAATCAGATAATAGGAAATTCATTAAAGTACTCTAAAGATAATGATTCAAAGATAAAAATTTATTCATTGAAGAATAATCATAATGTAACTTTGGTTGTTGAAGATAATGGTGTTGGAATAAATAATCAAGATACAGATAAGGTTTTTGAGAAAGGCTTTACTGGAGAAAACGGAAGGATATATGGACGGTCTACAGGAATGGGACTTTATATTTGTAAAAAGCTTTCAGAAAAACTAGGGATATCTATAAGTATTAATTCTTTAAAAGGCCAAGGAACTAAAGTAAATATCATTTTCCCAATAGGAAAGTTAACTGATATGTAAAGTAAACATTGGTATATAGCTTATTTTGAATTAAAAAGAAAGCACAAGGACTGACACATTTAATAGATAGTCTTTATAAGTGCAATATAAAATATTAAGAATATATATTTAGTTATATAGTAATAGAATAAGAAATAACTTAATAAAATAGCCCCAATATAGTTAATTTCAACTACAATTATATTGGGGATTAGATTATTTTATGAGAATAGTAAATAGTTTTAGTTTCATCAAACCTTTAAATAGTAGTAGAATAGAATAATAACTTATCCACGTGTGTCAATATTAGAATAAATTAATTAGAAGGAGAATTTAAGAGTATAATAAATATAATTAATAAATATAGATTAATTTGTTATAAATATATATAATTTAAAATGTTAAGATAAAACACGTCGCTGAGAGATGTGGCAAACAAGTCAAAAAGAGTTAAGAAATTCAATTTCAACTCATTAAAAAACTTGTTGACAAAAAAGAAATTAAATGTTATAATAATTAAGTCGCTTAAGGGTGACACAATAAAACAAAAGTTGACA is a window encoding:
- a CDS encoding sensor histidine kinase is translated as MSILGYLKDRLLYLIINFILFISIVSVMLMLKIPLVIIFITFLMWFVPISIYFVLEIIKYKRFYDNLNGVMEKLDRKYLLSELIDEPNFIEGKILYNILKETNRDMNEEIKKYKNAQIDYREYIETWVHEIKTPIASSMLVIDNNLNETTNKIKYQIKRVEEFVEQVLYYSKIGEVSKDYIVKEFKIKTVINKVIKNNSRDFITKKISLEMNDLEQNIYSDEKWIYFILNQIIGNSLKYSKDNDSKIKIYSLKNNHNVTLVVEDNGVGINNQDTDKVFEKGFTGENGRIYGRSTGMGLYICKKLSEKLGISISINSLKGQGTKVNIIFPIGKLTDM